A region from the Streptomyces tsukubensis genome encodes:
- a CDS encoding succinic semialdehyde dehydrogenase: MKDAKAPATPLGTNPRAAAPAGARTAADVVTPEVVAQLTRGVLCSGLTANHTPFTGERLAELPESTPEDVTEAYARARAAQPAWAAVPVRTRAAVLLRFHDLVLERQAEVLDLIQLETGKARLHAHEEIQAVAVAARHYGRRAAAYLRPRRHTGVVPVLTKTTELRKPRGVVGQIAPWNYPLELSVGDALPAFVSGNAVVMKPDTETALTALWARDLLVEAGLPEAVFQIVLGEGPVIGPEVVRHADYVSFTGSTRTGREVARSAAERLVGCSLELGGKNAMLVLHDADVERAAAGAVRACFSSAGQLCISIERLYVHESVADAFMARFTARTKAMRLGNSLAYGAEMGSLVGERQLETVVRHVDEAVAKGATVVAGGVARPDIGPLFYEPTILEGVAEPMAVCTEETFGPVVSVYRFTDEEEAVERANATPYGLNASVWTRDGRRGHAVAARLHCGTVNINEGYAPAYGSVQSPMGGMKDSGLGRRHGSEGILKFTEAQTVAQQRVMPMGPAFGMDDEKYAALMSRSLRLMKAFRLH, from the coding sequence ATGAAGGACGCGAAGGCCCCGGCCACCCCCCTCGGCACCAACCCCAGAGCCGCCGCACCGGCCGGCGCCCGTACGGCCGCGGACGTGGTCACGCCCGAGGTGGTCGCTCAGCTGACCAGAGGGGTCCTGTGCTCGGGGCTGACGGCCAACCACACCCCCTTCACCGGCGAGCGGCTGGCCGAACTGCCCGAGTCGACGCCCGAGGACGTGACCGAGGCGTACGCCCGGGCCCGTGCCGCCCAGCCCGCCTGGGCAGCCGTCCCGGTGCGTACCCGGGCCGCCGTCCTCCTCCGCTTCCACGATCTGGTGCTGGAGCGCCAGGCGGAGGTCCTCGACCTCATCCAGCTGGAGACCGGCAAGGCCCGGCTCCACGCCCACGAGGAGATCCAGGCCGTCGCGGTCGCGGCGCGCCACTACGGCCGCCGGGCCGCCGCCTATCTCCGCCCCCGCCGCCACACGGGCGTCGTCCCCGTCCTCACCAAGACCACCGAACTGCGCAAGCCGCGCGGGGTCGTGGGCCAGATCGCGCCCTGGAACTATCCGCTGGAGCTGTCCGTCGGGGATGCGCTGCCCGCGTTCGTCTCCGGGAACGCCGTGGTGATGAAGCCGGACACCGAGACCGCCCTCACCGCCCTCTGGGCGCGGGATCTGCTGGTCGAGGCGGGGCTGCCGGAGGCCGTCTTCCAGATCGTCCTCGGTGAGGGCCCGGTGATCGGCCCCGAGGTGGTCCGGCACGCCGACTACGTCTCCTTCACCGGCTCCACCCGCACCGGCCGCGAAGTCGCCCGGAGCGCGGCGGAGCGGCTGGTCGGCTGCTCCCTCGAACTCGGCGGCAAGAACGCCATGCTCGTCCTGCACGACGCCGATGTGGAGAGGGCGGCGGCGGGCGCGGTCCGCGCCTGCTTCTCCTCCGCCGGCCAGCTCTGCATCTCCATCGAGCGGCTGTACGTCCACGAGTCGGTCGCCGACGCGTTCATGGCGCGGTTCACCGCCAGGACCAAGGCCATGCGCCTCGGCAACTCCCTCGCGTACGGCGCCGAAATGGGCTCCCTGGTCGGTGAGCGGCAGCTCGAAACCGTCGTCCGCCATGTCGACGAGGCCGTCGCCAAGGGCGCGACCGTCGTCGCGGGCGGGGTCGCCAGGCCCGATATCGGGCCGCTGTTCTACGAGCCGACCATCCTCGAAGGCGTCGCGGAGCCGATGGCCGTCTGCACCGAGGAGACCTTCGGGCCGGTGGTCTCCGTCTACCGCTTCACCGACGAGGAGGAGGCCGTCGAGCGCGCCAACGCCACCCCGTACGGCCTCAACGCCAGTGTCTGGACGCGCGACGGCAGGCGGGGCCACGCCGTCGCGGCCCGCCTGCACTGCGGAACGGTCAACATCAACGAGGGGTACGCCCCCGCGTACGGCAGCGTGCAGTCCCCGATGGGCGGGATGAAGGATTCCGGTCTGGGGCGGCGCCACGGCTCCGAGGGCATCCTCAAGTTCACGGAGGCGCAGACCGTGGCGCAGCAGCGGGTGATGCCGATGGGCCCGGCGTTCGGCATGGACGACGAGAAGTACGCGGCGCTGATGAGCCGGTCGCTCCGGCTGATGAAGGCATTCCGGCTGCACTGA
- a CDS encoding ATP-binding protein, whose protein sequence is MPVAPPRPTAEPPRADRADRSARSAVPEDGTPWRRLYRSADGRLLGGVARGLAGHLGVPVAWVRLVFVGLLLADGLGILLYAAFWVFVPLGIGGRAAAQHRPLFETADDGRRRLRKPDKGQLFALMALAIGCLIFAGDLNTADRAHRYLWPTLLIGAGVVLVWRQADNARRASWTAADSRHRRLFQIVRALVGVGLVGMGLTVFMVVRGSAAQLGNVLTAAIAVIAGIALLAGPWLVRMTQDLSEERTMRIRAQERAEVAAHVHDSVLHTLTLIQRNADDAGEVRRLARAQERELRNWLYKPEGTGKEEDEEPGTLAEAVKKAAAEVEDKHGVPLEVVVVGDCPLDDGLSACMQAAREAMVNAAKYGGEGGPVQVFAEVDGRTVFVSVRDRGPGFDPDSVPGDRMGVRESIVGRMQRNGGTARLTSAPGEGTEVELTMERADA, encoded by the coding sequence ATGCCCGTCGCCCCGCCCCGCCCCACCGCCGAGCCCCCGCGCGCCGACCGCGCCGACCGCTCGGCGCGCTCCGCCGTGCCCGAGGACGGCACTCCGTGGCGCAGGCTCTACCGCAGCGCCGACGGCCGGCTCCTCGGAGGTGTGGCCCGGGGGCTCGCCGGGCATCTGGGCGTGCCCGTCGCCTGGGTGCGGCTGGTCTTCGTCGGACTGCTGCTCGCCGACGGCCTCGGCATCCTGCTGTACGCGGCGTTCTGGGTCTTCGTCCCGCTCGGCATCGGCGGCCGGGCCGCCGCCCAGCACCGCCCCCTCTTCGAGACCGCCGACGACGGCCGCCGCAGGCTCCGCAAACCCGACAAGGGGCAGCTGTTCGCGCTGATGGCCCTCGCCATCGGCTGTCTGATCTTCGCCGGTGACCTCAACACCGCCGACCGCGCCCACCGCTACCTCTGGCCGACCCTGCTGATCGGCGCCGGTGTGGTGCTGGTGTGGCGGCAGGCGGACAACGCCCGCCGGGCGAGCTGGACCGCCGCCGACTCCCGGCACCGCCGCCTGTTCCAGATCGTCCGGGCCCTCGTCGGCGTGGGGCTCGTCGGTATGGGACTGACCGTCTTCATGGTCGTCCGGGGCTCCGCCGCCCAGCTCGGCAACGTCCTCACCGCCGCCATCGCCGTCATCGCCGGTATCGCCCTGCTCGCCGGACCCTGGCTGGTCCGGATGACCCAGGACCTCTCCGAGGAGCGGACGATGCGCATCCGCGCCCAGGAGCGGGCCGAGGTCGCCGCCCATGTCCACGACTCCGTCCTGCACACCCTCACCCTGATCCAGCGCAACGCCGACGACGCGGGCGAGGTCCGCCGCCTCGCCCGGGCCCAGGAACGCGAGCTGCGCAACTGGCTCTACAAGCCGGAGGGCACCGGCAAGGAGGAGGACGAGGAGCCCGGCACCCTCGCCGAAGCGGTGAAGAAGGCCGCCGCCGAGGTCGAGGACAAGCACGGCGTTCCGCTGGAGGTCGTGGTCGTCGGCGACTGCCCGCTCGACGACGGGCTCTCCGCCTGTATGCAGGCCGCCAGGGAAGCGATGGTCAACGCCGCCAAGTACGGTGGCGAGGGCGGTCCCGTCCAGGTGTTCGCCGAGGTCGACGGCCGGACGGTCTTCGTCTCGGTCCGCGACCGCGGACCCGGATTCGACCCCGACTCCGTCCCCGGGGACAGAATGGGCGTACGGGAGTCGATCGTCGGCCGGATGCAGCGCAACGGCGGTACGGCCCGGCTCACCTCGGCGCCCGGGGAGGGCACGGAAGTGGAGCTGACCATGGAGAGGGCGGACGCATGA
- a CDS encoding GMC oxidoreductase, whose protein sequence is MIVIGSGFGGSVSALRLAEKGYRVGVLEAGRRFTRETLPRNSWDLRNFLWAPALGLYGIQRIHLLGKVMVLAGAGVGGGSLNYANTLYVPPAAFFRDPQWKDITDWEGELGPYYEQARRMLGVRLNTTTTAADVHLRATAEAMGIGDTFHMAPVGVFFGDGHDGHDGHDGHDGDPGGCGDAGDGGDAGGCGEGGGVRAAPGEEAADPYFGGAGPARRACIQCGECMTGCRHGAKNTLNENYLHLAQRAGAVVHPMTTVVSVTEDGHGGHAVGTVPTDRRRRGKGRVFRARRVVVAAGTYGTQSLLHRMKDTGALPGLSRRLGELTRTNSEAVVGAQTDDRRYRARHGAPRVDFTRGVAITSSVHPDEHTHIEPVRYGRGSNAMGLLTTFQVPYRSGPGGPRFGRGRVAGWLGRMVRHPVTALRSLSYRHWSERTLIWLVMQSVDNSLTAYRRPSGIGKGLLTARQGHGAPNPAQLAVATRAASVLAEEINGFAGSNVGELIGTPLTAHFLGGCPIGADADSGVVDPYHRLYGHPGISVVDGAAVTANPGVNPSLTITAQAERAMALWPNRGDEDPRPAQGEPYRGLAPVAPRSPAVPADAFGALRLPFLGMPAVPPRSGGAATAGEP, encoded by the coding sequence GTGATCGTCATCGGCTCCGGGTTCGGCGGCTCGGTCTCCGCGCTGCGGCTCGCGGAGAAGGGCTACCGGGTGGGCGTCCTCGAAGCGGGCCGCCGCTTCACCCGCGAGACCCTGCCCAGGAACTCCTGGGATCTGCGGAACTTCCTGTGGGCCCCGGCGCTCGGCCTCTACGGAATCCAGCGCATCCACCTCCTCGGGAAGGTGATGGTGCTCGCGGGCGCCGGGGTCGGCGGCGGCTCCCTCAACTACGCCAACACCCTCTATGTCCCGCCCGCCGCCTTCTTCCGCGATCCGCAGTGGAAGGACATCACGGACTGGGAGGGCGAGCTGGGGCCGTACTACGAACAGGCCCGCCGGATGCTCGGCGTCCGGCTGAACACCACGACCACCGCCGCCGACGTCCATCTCCGGGCCACGGCGGAGGCGATGGGCATCGGCGACACCTTCCATATGGCCCCGGTCGGCGTCTTCTTCGGCGACGGCCACGACGGCCACGACGGCCACGACGGCCACGACGGCGATCCGGGCGGCTGCGGTGACGCGGGCGACGGCGGTGATGCGGGTGGCTGCGGTGAGGGCGGCGGGGTGCGGGCGGCGCCCGGAGAGGAGGCGGCCGACCCCTACTTCGGCGGAGCCGGACCGGCCCGCCGCGCCTGCATCCAGTGCGGCGAGTGCATGACCGGCTGCCGCCACGGCGCCAAGAACACCCTCAACGAGAACTACCTCCACCTCGCCCAGCGCGCCGGGGCCGTGGTCCACCCGATGACCACCGTCGTGAGCGTCACCGAGGACGGGCACGGCGGCCACGCCGTCGGTACGGTGCCCACCGACCGCCGCCGGAGGGGGAAGGGCCGGGTGTTCCGGGCCCGCCGGGTCGTCGTAGCGGCCGGGACCTACGGCACCCAGAGCCTGCTGCACCGGATGAAGGACACCGGGGCCCTCCCGGGCCTCTCGCGGCGGCTCGGTGAGCTGACCCGTACCAACTCCGAAGCGGTCGTGGGGGCGCAGACCGACGACCGGCGCTACCGGGCCCGCCACGGTGCGCCGCGCGTCGACTTCACGCGCGGGGTGGCCATCACCTCGTCCGTCCATCCCGACGAGCACACCCATATCGAACCCGTGCGGTACGGGAGGGGCTCCAACGCCATGGGGCTGCTGACCACCTTCCAGGTGCCCTACCGGTCGGGCCCGGGCGGCCCGCGCTTCGGCCGCGGCCGGGTCGCGGGCTGGCTGGGCCGGATGGTCCGGCATCCGGTGACCGCGCTCCGCTCCCTCTCGTACCGCCACTGGTCGGAGCGGACCCTGATCTGGCTGGTGATGCAGTCGGTGGACAACTCCCTCACCGCCTACCGCAGACCGTCCGGCATCGGAAAGGGGCTGCTGACCGCCCGGCAGGGCCACGGTGCGCCCAATCCGGCGCAGCTCGCCGTCGCCACCCGGGCGGCGAGCGTCCTCGCCGAGGAGATCAACGGCTTCGCCGGGTCGAACGTCGGCGAGCTGATCGGCACCCCGCTGACCGCGCACTTCCTCGGCGGCTGCCCGATCGGTGCGGACGCCGACTCGGGAGTGGTCGACCCGTACCACCGGCTGTACGGCCATCCGGGCATCTCCGTCGTCGACGGCGCGGCCGTCACCGCGAACCCCGGCGTCAACCCGTCGCTGACGATCACCGCGCAGGCGGAGCGGGCGATGGCGCTCTGGCCCAACCGCGGCGACGAGGATCCGCGCCCGGCGCAGGGGGAGCCGTATCGCGGGCTCGCACCGGTGGCGCCGAGGAGTCCGGCCGTACCGGCGGACGCGTTCGGCGCGCTGCGGCTGCCGTTCCTGGGGATGCCCGCGGTTCCGCCGAGAAGCGGTGGGGCCGCTACGGCCGGGGAGCCTTAG
- a CDS encoding DoxX family protein, producing MAHTRRQGGAGADTGGGGLLSRWRGWWQRARELGVRHALLPLRIFLGVTFVYAGLDKLDDKAFLAASGTGSIGELMRGIRDGSAVPWLVDRALENPVAFGEAIAWGEIAVGVGTLVGLLGRLAALGGALISLSLWLTVSWQTEPYYYGNDLAYLMAWLPLVLAGAAAPSLDALIARRRRRV from the coding sequence ATGGCGCATACACGGCGGCAGGGCGGCGCGGGGGCGGACACCGGAGGCGGCGGTCTTCTCTCCCGGTGGCGGGGGTGGTGGCAGCGGGCGCGGGAGCTGGGTGTCCGTCATGCCCTGCTGCCCCTGCGGATCTTCCTCGGAGTGACCTTCGTCTACGCCGGGCTCGACAAGCTCGACGACAAGGCGTTCCTGGCGGCGTCCGGCACCGGCTCCATCGGTGAGCTGATGCGGGGCATCAGGGACGGTTCCGCCGTCCCCTGGCTGGTCGACCGGGCCCTGGAGAACCCGGTGGCCTTCGGCGAGGCCATCGCCTGGGGCGAGATCGCCGTGGGCGTCGGCACCCTCGTCGGCCTGCTGGGCCGGCTCGCCGCGCTCGGCGGGGCGCTGATCTCGCTGAGCCTCTGGCTGACCGTCAGCTGGCAGACCGAGCCGTACTACTACGGCAACGACCTGGCCTATCTGATGGCCTGGCTGCCGCTGGTGCTCGCCGGGGCGGCCGCGCCTTCCCTGGACGCGCTCATCGCGAGGCGGCGGCGCAGGGTGTAG
- a CDS encoding class II aldolase/adducin family protein — protein sequence MTQQKPAPPPVSVPPAVPSGPAPVPVPVARLGFDLPPVHDTPAAERAHRKERLAGALRILGRYGCEDGVSGHLTARDPELADCFWVNPFGLPFSLVTPADLVLANARGQVVDGQRHINQAAFAVHAAVHLARPDTVAVVHTHTVHGRALAALGELVEPLTQEACAFYEDHALMNAYTGVAVDEAEGRRIAAALGPRKALVLRNHGLLTVGGSVDAAVWWFLSLERCAQVQLTARAAGKPVPIGHRDAVATREQLGTDLAAWVSFQPLWRELTAGGCYGQGWDGGGREGHHFR from the coding sequence ATGACGCAGCAGAAGCCCGCGCCTCCGCCCGTCTCCGTACCCCCTGCCGTTCCTTCGGGCCCCGCGCCCGTACCCGTACCCGTCGCACGGCTCGGCTTCGACCTGCCGCCCGTCCACGACACCCCGGCCGCCGAACGGGCCCACCGCAAGGAGCGGCTCGCCGGGGCGCTGCGGATCCTCGGCCGGTACGGCTGCGAGGACGGGGTCTCCGGCCATCTCACCGCCCGCGATCCCGAACTGGCCGACTGCTTCTGGGTGAACCCCTTCGGACTGCCGTTCTCCCTGGTCACCCCGGCCGATCTGGTCCTGGCCAACGCCCGAGGGCAGGTCGTCGACGGGCAGCGGCACATCAACCAGGCCGCCTTCGCCGTCCATGCGGCGGTGCATCTCGCCCGGCCGGACACCGTCGCCGTCGTCCACACCCACACCGTCCACGGGCGGGCGCTCGCCGCCCTCGGTGAACTCGTCGAACCCCTCACCCAGGAGGCGTGCGCCTTCTACGAGGACCATGCGCTGATGAACGCGTACACCGGGGTCGCCGTCGACGAGGCGGAGGGCCGCCGGATCGCCGCCGCCCTCGGCCCCCGCAAGGCCCTCGTCCTGCGCAACCACGGACTGCTGACCGTCGGCGGCTCGGTGGACGCGGCCGTCTGGTGGTTCCTGTCCCTGGAGCGCTGCGCCCAGGTGCAGCTCACGGCGCGTGCGGCCGGGAAGCCCGTACCGATCGGACACCGTGACGCAGTCGCCACCCGGGAGCAGTTGGGCACCGACCTCGCGGCCTGGGTCAGCTTCCAGCCGCTGTGGCGCGAGCTGACGGCAGGCGGATGTTACGGACAGGGGTGGGACGGGGGCGGGAGAGAGGGGCATCACTTCCGGTGA
- the guaA gene encoding glutamine-hydrolyzing GMP synthase produces the protein MSSASPAAPDVVLVVDFGAQYAQLIARRVREARVYSEIVPSTMPVAEMLAKKPRAIILSGGPSSVYAEGAPRLDRAIFEAGIPVFGMCYGFQLMATTLGGTVDNTGSREYGRTPLKVTKTGSTLFEGTPAEQPVWMSHGDACSAAPEGFTVTAATDVVPVAAFENDEKKLYGVQHHPEVMHSTYGQQVLEHFLYRGAGIEPSWTTGNVIDEQIAAIREQVGSKRAICGLSGGVDSAVAAALVQKAIGSQLTCVYVDHGLMRKGETEQVEKDFVAATGVQLKVVDAQERFLTALAGVSDPEEKRKIIGREFIRVFEQAQAEIVAEGAAGGEDVAFLVQGTLYPDVVESGGGTGTANIKSHHNVGGLPDDLEFELIEPLRKLFKDEVRMVGQELGLPEEIVQRQPFPGPGLGIRIVGEVTRERLDLLREADAIAREELTAAGLDREIWQCPVVLLADVRSVGVQGDGRTYGHPIVLRPVSSEDAMTADWTRMPYEVLARISTRITNEVADVNRVVLDVTSKPPGTIEWE, from the coding sequence GTGTCCTCTGCGTCCCCCGCCGCGCCCGATGTCGTACTCGTCGTCGACTTCGGCGCGCAGTACGCCCAGCTCATCGCCCGCCGCGTCCGTGAGGCCCGGGTCTACTCCGAGATCGTGCCGTCCACCATGCCGGTGGCCGAGATGCTGGCGAAGAAGCCCAGGGCGATCATCCTCTCCGGCGGCCCGTCCTCCGTCTACGCGGAAGGCGCGCCCCGCCTCGACCGGGCGATCTTCGAGGCCGGGATCCCGGTCTTCGGCATGTGTTACGGCTTCCAGCTGATGGCCACGACCCTCGGCGGCACGGTCGACAACACCGGCTCCCGTGAGTACGGCCGTACCCCGCTCAAGGTCACCAAGACCGGTTCGACGCTCTTCGAGGGCACGCCCGCCGAGCAGCCGGTGTGGATGTCGCACGGCGACGCCTGCTCCGCCGCGCCCGAGGGCTTCACCGTCACCGCCGCCACCGACGTGGTGCCGGTCGCCGCCTTCGAGAACGACGAGAAGAAGCTCTACGGCGTGCAGCACCACCCCGAGGTGATGCACTCCACCTACGGCCAGCAGGTGCTGGAGCACTTCCTCTACCGGGGTGCGGGCATCGAGCCCTCGTGGACCACCGGCAATGTGATCGACGAGCAGATCGCCGCCATCCGGGAGCAGGTCGGCAGCAAGCGCGCCATCTGCGGACTCTCCGGAGGCGTGGACTCCGCCGTGGCCGCCGCCCTGGTCCAGAAGGCCATCGGCTCCCAGCTCACCTGCGTGTACGTCGACCACGGCCTGATGCGCAAGGGCGAGACCGAGCAGGTCGAGAAGGACTTCGTGGCCGCCACCGGCGTCCAGCTGAAGGTCGTCGACGCCCAGGAGCGGTTCCTGACCGCGCTCGCCGGGGTCAGCGACCCCGAGGAGAAGCGGAAGATCATCGGCCGGGAGTTCATCCGGGTCTTCGAGCAGGCGCAGGCCGAGATCGTCGCCGAGGGCGCGGCCGGCGGCGAGGACGTCGCCTTCCTCGTCCAGGGCACCCTCTACCCCGATGTCGTCGAATCCGGCGGCGGCACCGGCACCGCCAACATCAAGTCCCACCACAACGTCGGCGGACTCCCGGACGATCTGGAGTTCGAGCTGATCGAACCGCTGCGGAAGCTGTTCAAGGACGAGGTCCGGATGGTCGGCCAGGAGCTGGGCCTGCCGGAGGAGATCGTCCAGCGGCAGCCGTTCCCCGGCCCGGGCCTCGGCATCCGGATCGTCGGCGAGGTCACCCGCGAGCGGCTCGACCTGCTGCGCGAGGCGGACGCCATCGCCCGTGAGGAGCTGACCGCGGCCGGGCTCGACCGCGAGATCTGGCAGTGCCCGGTGGTCCTCCTCGCCGATGTCCGCAGCGTCGGCGTCCAGGGCGACGGCCGGACCTACGGCCACCCGATCGTGCTGCGCCCGGTCTCCTCCGAGGACGCGATGACCGCGGACTGGACCCGGATGCCGTACGAGGTGCTCGCCCGCATCTCGACGCGGATCACCAACGAGGTCGCCGACGTCAACCGGGTCGTCCTCGACGTCACCAGCAAGCCGCCGGGGACCATCGAATGGGAGTGA
- a CDS encoding LuxR C-terminal-related transcriptional regulator, whose product MTPQQAGQTGPAEEGTGGPERRVRVVLVDDHRMFRTGVQAEIGRTETTGVEVVGEAADVDQAVTVITATRPEVVLLDVHLPGGGGVEVLRRCAPLMGAAEHPVRFLALSVSDAAEDVIGVIRGGARGYVTKTITGTDLVDSIFRVQEGDAVFSPRLAGFVLDAFASTDAPPVDEDLDRLTQREREVLRLIARGYAYKEIAKQLFISVKTVESHVSAVLRKLQLSNRHELTRWATARRLI is encoded by the coding sequence ATGACACCGCAGCAGGCAGGGCAGACCGGTCCGGCGGAGGAGGGGACCGGAGGTCCGGAGCGGCGGGTACGGGTCGTCCTCGTCGACGACCACCGGATGTTCCGCACCGGTGTCCAGGCCGAGATCGGCCGGACCGAAACCACCGGGGTCGAGGTCGTCGGCGAGGCCGCCGACGTCGACCAGGCCGTGACCGTGATCACCGCGACCCGCCCCGAGGTCGTCCTCCTCGACGTCCACCTCCCGGGCGGCGGCGGCGTGGAGGTGCTGCGCCGCTGCGCCCCGCTGATGGGCGCCGCCGAACACCCCGTCCGCTTTCTGGCCCTGTCGGTTTCGGACGCGGCCGAGGACGTCATCGGGGTCATCCGCGGCGGCGCCCGCGGCTATGTCACCAAGACCATCACCGGCACCGACCTGGTCGATTCGATCTTCAGGGTCCAGGAAGGGGACGCCGTCTTCTCCCCCCGGCTGGCCGGATTCGTGCTCGACGCCTTCGCCTCGACGGACGCCCCGCCGGTCGACGAGGACCTCGACCGGCTCACCCAGCGGGAGCGCGAGGTGCTCCGGCTGATCGCCCGGGGGTACGCGTACAAGGAGATCGCCAAACAGCTGTTCATCTCGGTGAAGACGGTCGAGTCCCATGTCTCGGCGGTGCTGCGCAAGCTCCAGCTCTCCAACCGCCACGAGCTGACCCGCTGGGCGACGGCACGCCGGCTGATCTGA
- a CDS encoding chorismate mutase: MSTSTTLPQAAQTPQTPAEITGARTPEAAELISGARERIDALDDRIIGLVQERMAISAVIQDARVASGGRRVNLSREMDVLTHFRDALGKPGTTLALTILELCRGRV, encoded by the coding sequence GTGTCCACCTCCACCACCCTCCCCCAGGCCGCCCAGACCCCGCAGACCCCCGCCGAGATCACCGGCGCCCGCACCCCCGAGGCCGCGGAGCTGATCAGCGGCGCCAGGGAGCGGATCGACGCGCTCGACGACCGGATCATCGGCCTGGTCCAGGAACGGATGGCGATCTCCGCCGTCATCCAGGACGCCCGGGTCGCCTCCGGCGGCCGCCGGGTCAACCTCTCCCGCGAGATGGACGTCCTCACCCACTTCCGGGACGCGCTCGGCAAGCCGGGGACGACGCTCGCGCTGACGATCCTGGAGCTGTGCCGGGGCCGGGTCTGA
- a CDS encoding PspC domain-containing protein, with translation MKQPTPTAHPGPSDETPAGPEDVPAAEGPGADPRARQLRREQRHRVVGGVCGGLGRYCDVDPVIFRVVVGVLSLTGGLGLVFYGFAWLLIPAEGEEESEGRRLMGGRVDGTALTAVLLALIGCGLFLTMLTSPSTIGFAVQLAVATVGVAVWSRRRTSPLPDAGPGAPGAAGAAHAVPDAPPETKAPPAPESPSWWRDPIGKDGHPPPVLPEYLWGPEDAWDTAPEDGPGSGSRDRRAKDRSGPRPIGGVLFGLAVAACVLGIKLSWDGNPLGTSLQIGLVAALGVFGLGLVISSFLGRTGLGTVLLTVVTALLLAGSAALPKNIGTDWQRTTWRPAALAAVQPSYELGAGIAVLDLSKLPLTTGVTVTTGAEVGLGKAKVIVPANVEVKLRAEAGVGDIELPEDPKDDIDVSPGQERRVTLPAPAGKTPGAAPQGGTVELHIQVGVGQVEVARAAP, from the coding sequence ATGAAGCAGCCGACCCCGACCGCGCACCCCGGCCCGTCCGACGAGACGCCCGCCGGGCCCGAGGACGTCCCGGCCGCGGAAGGGCCGGGGGCGGATCCGCGGGCCCGGCAGCTCCGGCGGGAGCAGCGCCATCGGGTCGTCGGCGGTGTCTGCGGCGGTCTCGGCCGCTACTGCGACGTCGATCCGGTGATCTTCCGGGTGGTCGTCGGGGTGCTCTCGCTGACCGGCGGTCTCGGTCTGGTCTTCTACGGTTTCGCATGGCTGCTGATCCCCGCCGAGGGCGAGGAGGAGTCCGAGGGCCGCAGGCTGATGGGCGGCCGCGTCGACGGTACGGCGCTGACCGCCGTGCTGCTGGCGCTGATCGGCTGCGGGCTGTTCCTGACCATGCTGACCAGCCCGTCGACGATAGGTTTCGCCGTCCAGCTCGCGGTCGCCACGGTCGGTGTCGCCGTCTGGTCCCGCCGCCGTACGTCGCCGCTGCCGGACGCCGGGCCCGGGGCGCCGGGGGCCGCCGGGGCGGCGCACGCCGTTCCGGACGCGCCGCCGGAGACCAAGGCGCCGCCCGCGCCGGAGAGCCCTTCGTGGTGGCGGGACCCGATCGGCAAGGACGGCCACCCTCCGCCGGTGCTGCCGGAGTATCTGTGGGGTCCGGAGGACGCCTGGGATACGGCTCCGGAGGACGGGCCGGGGAGCGGCTCGCGGGACCGGCGGGCCAAGGACCGCAGCGGGCCCCGGCCGATCGGCGGGGTGCTCTTCGGGCTCGCGGTGGCGGCCTGTGTCCTCGGCATCAAGCTGAGCTGGGACGGCAATCCGCTGGGCACCAGCCTCCAGATCGGTCTGGTGGCCGCGCTGGGCGTCTTCGGTCTGGGCCTGGTGATCAGTTCGTTCCTGGGCCGCACCGGCCTGGGCACGGTCCTGCTGACGGTCGTCACCGCCCTGCTGCTGGCGGGATCCGCGGCGCTTCCCAAGAACATCGGTACGGACTGGCAGCGCACGACCTGGCGGCCGGCCGCGCTCGCCGCCGTCCAGCCCTCGTACGAACTGGGTGCCGGGATCGCCGTGCTGGACCTGTCGAAACTGCCGCTGACGACCGGGGTGACGGTGACGACCGGCGCCGAGGTGGGGCTGGGCAAGGCGAAGGTGATCGTCCCGGCGAACGTCGAGGTGAAGCTGCGGGCCGAGGCCGGTGTCGGGGACATCGAACTGCCGGAGGATCCGAAGGACGATATCGACGTCTCCCCCGGTCAGGAGCGCCGGGTGACCCTGCCCGCGCCCGCCGGGAAGACCCCGGGCGCCGCGCCGCAGGGAGGCACGGTCGAGTTGCACATCCAGGTCGGTGTCGGACAGGTGGAGGTGGCCCGTGCAGCGCCCTGA